A window of the Alnus glutinosa chromosome 4, dhAlnGlut1.1, whole genome shotgun sequence genome harbors these coding sequences:
- the LOC133866038 gene encoding methyl-CpG-binding domain-containing protein 2 isoform X1, with protein MRSSPEKFSPRVKKEENDTLQGPIDVSSSPSSSSEDGSLETEDEDGQSNENASKQLVLYDPSANGTGAIEPVPDPIQSHPLPFRRCLAQNSSSRVLPSVGAFTVQCAKCFKWRLIPTKEKYEEIREHILERPFYCETAREWRPDISCDDPADISQDGSRLWAIDKPNIAQPPPGWQRLLRIRGEGSTKFADIYYEAPSGKRLRSIVEIQKYLLEHPEYTRDGVTLSQFSFQIPKPLQKNYVRKRTPLLTASHNTRPLEPGEAASPLAWAGPDDCPDLQLNRPGLLPCLEAPVFDHVDRPAKKQATAATKEMYSSKPNHN; from the exons ATGCGGTCATCCCCTGAAAAGTTTTCCCCtagggtcaaaaaggaagaaaatgataCTCTTCAGGGACCCATAGACGTCTCTTCTTCTCCATCCTCTTCTTCAGAGGATGGGTCTCTTGAGACAGAGGATGAAGATGGCCAATCTAATGAGAATGCCTCTAAGCAGTTGGTGCTTTATGACCCTTCAGCTAATGGTACAGGTGCAATTGAACCTGTTCCCGACCCTATTCAGTCCCACCCTCTACCATTCCGAAGATGCTTGGCTCAAAATTCATCTTCCAGAGTTTTGCCATCTGTTGGGGCTTTCACTGTCCAGTGTGCCAAATGTTTTAAATGGAGGCTCatcccaacaaaagaaaaatatgaagaaatacGTGAACATATTCTGGAACGGCCTTTTTACTGTGAAACAGCTCGTGAGTGGCGGCCTGATATATCATGTGATGATCCGGCGGACATTTCTCAAGATGGCAGCAGGCTCTGGGCAATTGATAAGCCTAATATTGCGCAGCCTCCTCCTGGGTGGCAACGGCTTCTACGGATTAGAGGTGAAGGAAGCACCAAGTTTGCGGACAT ATATTATGAAGCACCATCAGGCAAGAGACTACGCTCAATTGTGGAGATCCAAAA GTACTTGCTGGAACATCCAGAGTATACGAGAGATGGGGTAACTCTCTCacaattttcatttcaaattccaAAGCCTTTGCAGAAAAATTACGTGAGAAAGCGTACTCCTCTTCTGACAGCTTCACATAACACTAGACCTCTTGAACCTGGTGAAG CAGCGAGTCCCCTGGCATGGGCAGGTCCAGATGACTGTCCAGACTTGCAGCTTAATAGGCCAGGGCTGCTTCCTTGCCTTGAGGCCCCTGTTTTTGATCATGTTGATCGACCTGCAAAGAAGCAAGCTACAGCTGCCACAAAGGAGATGTACAGTAGTAAGCCAAACCATAATTAG
- the LOC133866038 gene encoding methyl-CpG-binding domain-containing protein 2 isoform X2, which yields MRSSPEKFSPRVKKEENDTLQGPIDVSSSPSSSSEDGSLETEDEDGQSNENASKQLVLYDPSANGTGAIEPVPDPIQSHPLPFRRCLAQNSSSRVLPSVGAFTVQCAKCFKWRLIPTKEKYEEIREHILERPFYCETAREWRPDISCDDPADISQDGSRLWAIDKPNIAQPPPGWQRLLRIRGEGSTKFADIYYEAPSGKRLRSIVEIQKYLLEHPEYTRDGVTLSQFSFQIPKPLQKNYVRKRTPLLTASHNTRPLEPGEASPLAWAGPDDCPDLQLNRPGLLPCLEAPVFDHVDRPAKKQATAATKEMYSSKPNHN from the exons ATGCGGTCATCCCCTGAAAAGTTTTCCCCtagggtcaaaaaggaagaaaatgataCTCTTCAGGGACCCATAGACGTCTCTTCTTCTCCATCCTCTTCTTCAGAGGATGGGTCTCTTGAGACAGAGGATGAAGATGGCCAATCTAATGAGAATGCCTCTAAGCAGTTGGTGCTTTATGACCCTTCAGCTAATGGTACAGGTGCAATTGAACCTGTTCCCGACCCTATTCAGTCCCACCCTCTACCATTCCGAAGATGCTTGGCTCAAAATTCATCTTCCAGAGTTTTGCCATCTGTTGGGGCTTTCACTGTCCAGTGTGCCAAATGTTTTAAATGGAGGCTCatcccaacaaaagaaaaatatgaagaaatacGTGAACATATTCTGGAACGGCCTTTTTACTGTGAAACAGCTCGTGAGTGGCGGCCTGATATATCATGTGATGATCCGGCGGACATTTCTCAAGATGGCAGCAGGCTCTGGGCAATTGATAAGCCTAATATTGCGCAGCCTCCTCCTGGGTGGCAACGGCTTCTACGGATTAGAGGTGAAGGAAGCACCAAGTTTGCGGACAT ATATTATGAAGCACCATCAGGCAAGAGACTACGCTCAATTGTGGAGATCCAAAA GTACTTGCTGGAACATCCAGAGTATACGAGAGATGGGGTAACTCTCTCacaattttcatttcaaattccaAAGCCTTTGCAGAAAAATTACGTGAGAAAGCGTACTCCTCTTCTGACAGCTTCACATAACACTAGACCTCTTGAACCTGGTGAAG CGAGTCCCCTGGCATGGGCAGGTCCAGATGACTGTCCAGACTTGCAGCTTAATAGGCCAGGGCTGCTTCCTTGCCTTGAGGCCCCTGTTTTTGATCATGTTGATCGACCTGCAAAGAAGCAAGCTACAGCTGCCACAAAGGAGATGTACAGTAGTAAGCCAAACCATAATTAG
- the LOC133866037 gene encoding uncharacterized protein LOC133866037: protein MLSCSSTSLDHSFHLGFSNNRSLGTFRRSRVCHSEESSVIKPGNKQDNGTIIVHNKFVSKDDLLISHSPISQQDSPPPLVSALKASAEQSVASFHFPGHNRGRAAPSSLTQLIGLRPFVHDLPELPELDNLFSPEGPILDAQRQAAKLFGSSETWFLVGGTTCGVQAAIMATCSPGESLILPRNSHISAISAMVLSGAQPKYIIPQYDFAWDIAGGATSSQVEQAIKELEMEGRKAAAVFITSPTYHGICSNLTEISELCHSHGIPLIVDEAHGAHLGFHPQLPNSALQQGADLAVQSTHKVLCSLTQSSMLHMSGNIVDSERIHRCLQTLQSSSPSYLLLASLDAARAQLSENPDTIFIKAMELAFEAKYLIKEIPGISVLDLASFSNFPAIDPLRLTIGFWQLGLSGYEADEMLCSDHGIICELVGTRSITFAINLGTSRDHIQRLVLGIKHLTGTHAPVHGDKGRVLHSGCTPFADVKMSLIPRDAFFASKKKVSIAECLGEVCGELICPYPPGIPVLIPGEVITEKALDYLLDVRSKGAVITGASDPLLTSIVVCNV, encoded by the exons ATGCTTTCGTGTTCCTCAACCTCGTTGGACCat AGTTTTCACTTGGGTTTTTCTAATAACCGGAGTTTGGGAACTTTTAGAAGATCAAGAGTTTGTCATTCTGAG GAAAGTAGCGTTATAAAGCCAGGGAATAAGCAAGACAATGGCACTATTATAGTGCACAACAAGTTCGTCTCAAAGGATGATCTTCTAATTTCCCACTCTCCAATATCCCAGCAAGATAGCCCGCCTCCTTTGGTTAGTGCATTGAAAGCTTCCGCCGAACAAAGTGTTGCCAGTTTTCACTTCCCTGGGCATAACAGAGGACGCGCTGCTCCATCTTCATTAACTCAGCTAATTGGTTTAAGACCATTTGTTCATGATTTGCCTGAGCTTCCGGAGCTTGATAATCTCTTTTCTCCAGAGGGGCCTATTTTAGATGCACAAAGACAAGCAGCCAAACTCTTTGGATCATCAGAGACATGGTTTCTTGTTGGAGGTACCACTTGTGGAGTCCAAGCAGCAATAATGGCAACTTGTTCTCCGGGAGAATCTCTAATTCTTCCTCGGAATTCCCATATATCAGCTATATCTGCCATGGTATTATCAGGTGCACAACCTAAGTACATCATTCCTCAGTATGATTTTGCCTGGGACATTGCTGGTGGCGCGACTTCATCCCAG GTAGAGCAAGCAATCAAGGAATTAGAGATGGAAGGTCGAAAGGCAGCTGCAGTTTTCATCACTTCCCCTACTTATCATGGTATATGCAGCAACTTGACGGAGATTTCCGAGCTCTGTCATTCTCATGGAATTCCTTTGATTGTGGATGAGGCTCATGGGGCACATCTAGGATTTCATCCCCAGCTGCCTAATTCAGCCCTCCAGCAAGGAGCTGATCTGGCTGTACAGTCTACTCATAAAGTCCTATGCTCTCTTACGCAGTCATCGATGCTACACATGTCGGGGAATATTGTAGATAGCGAAAGAATCCATAGATGTCTCCAAACTCTTCAAAGCAGTAGCCCTAGTTATTTGCTTTTAGCATCGTTAGATGCTGCTAGAGCTCAATTAAGTGAAAACCCAGACACTATATTCATCAAAGCAATGGAATTGGCCTTTGAAGCAAAATATTTGATCAAAGAAATACCAGGCATTTCAGTGCTTGACCTTGCAAGCTTTTCTAACTTTCCTGCCATTGATCCTTTGCGACTCACTATTGGTTTTTGGCAGCTTGGCTTGTCTGGTTATGAAGCAGATGAGATGTTATGTAGTGATCATGGGATCATTTGTGAACTTGTTGGGACTCGATCTATTACTTTTGCAATAAACCTTGGAACTAGTAGAGATCATATTCAGAGGCTTGTATTAGGAATTAAACATCTAACAGGAACTCATGCACCAGTTCATGGAGATAAAGGGAGGGTGCTGCATAGTGGTTGTACACCCTTTGCGGACGTAAAAATGAGCTTGATTCCCAGGGATGCCTTTTTTGCTAGTAAAAAGAAGGTGAGTATAGCAGAGTGCCTCGGGGAAGTTTGTGGGGAGCTCATATGTCCATATCCACCAGGAATACCAGTTCTGATCCCTGGTGAGGTTATTACGGAGAAAGCTTTGGATTATCTGCTGGATGTTAGAAGCAAGGGTGCTGTTATTACTGGCGCTTCTGATCCTTTGCTCACTTCCATAGTAGTCTGTAATGTGTAG